From a single Leopardus geoffroyi isolate Oge1 chromosome E1, O.geoffroyi_Oge1_pat1.0, whole genome shotgun sequence genomic region:
- the LOC123603695 gene encoding keratin, type I cuticular Ha3-I, protein MPYNCCLPNLSCRSTCCSRPCVPPSCHTCTLPGACNIPANVGNCGWFCEGSFNGSEKETMQFLNDRLASYLEKVRQLERENAELETRIREWCQQQVPFVCPSYQSYFRTIEELQQKILCSKAENARLVVQIDNAKLASDDFRTKYETELGLRQLVESDINGLRRILDELTLCKSDLEAQVESLKEELLSLKQNHEQEVNTLRCQIGDRLNVEVDAAPTVDLNRVLNETRSQYEALVETNRRDVEEWFTTQTEELNKQVVSSAEQLQSCQAEIIELRRTVNALEIELQAQHNLRDSLENTLTETEARYSSQLGQVQCLISNVESQLAEIRCDLERQNQEYQVLLDVKARLECEINTYRGLLESEDCKLPCNPCATTNACDKPIGPCVTNPCVQRARCGPCNTFVR, encoded by the exons ATGCCTTACAACTGCTGCCTTCCCAACCTGAGCTGCCGCTCCACCTGCTGCTCCCGGCCCTGCGTGCCCCCCAGCTGCCACACCTGTACCCTGCCCGGGGCCTGCAACATCCCCGCCAACGTGGGCAACTGCGGCTGGTTCTGCGAGGGCTCCTTCAATGGCAGCGAGAAGGAGACCATGCAGTTCCTGAACGACCGCCTGGCCAGCTACCTGGAGAAGGTGCGCCAGCTGGAGCGGGAGAACGCGGAGCTGGAGACCAGGATCCGGGAGTGGTGCCAGCAGCAGGTGCCCTTCGTGTGCCCCAGCTACCAGTCCTACTTCCGGACCATCGAGGAGCTCCAGCAGAAG ATCTTGTGCAGCAAGGCAGAGAACGCCAGGCTGGTGGTGCAGATTGACAATGCCAAGCTGGCCTCAGATGACTTCAGGACCAA GTACGAGACGGAGCTGGGCTTGCGGCAGCTGGTGGAGTCGGACATCAACGGCCTGCGCAGGATCCTGGACGAGCTGACCCTGTGCAAGTCTGACCTGGAGGCCCAGGTGGAGTCCCTGAAGGAGGAGCTGCTGAGCCTCAAGCAGAACCATGAGCAG GAAGTCAACACCCTGCGCTGCCAGATCGGAGACCGCCTCAACGTGGAGGTGGACGCGGCCCCCACCGTGGACCTGAACCGCGTGCTCAACGAGACCAGGAGCCAATATGAGGCCCTGGTGGAGACCAACCGCAGGGACGTGGAGGAATGGTTCACCACCCAG ACCGAGGAGCTGAACAAGCAGGTGGTGTCCAGTGCGGAGCAGCTGCAGTCCTGCCAGGCGGAGATCATCGAGCTGAGACGCACGGTCAACGCCCTGGAGATCGAGCTGCAGGCCCAGCACAACCTG AGGGACTCCCTGGAGAACACGCTGACGGAGACCGAGGCGCGCTACAGCTCCCAGCTGGGCCAGGTGCAGTGCCTGATCAGCAACGTGGAGTCCCAGCTGGCCGAGATCCGCTGTGACCTGGAGCGGCAGAACCAGGAGTACCAGGTGCTGCTGGACGTCAAGGCCCGGCTGGAGTGCGAGATCAACACGTACCGGGGCCTGCTGGAGAGCGAGGACTGCAA GCTCCCCTGCAACCCATGTGCCACAACCAATGCATGTGACAAACCCATTGGGCCTTGCGTCACCAATCCTTGTGTCCAACGTGCTCGGTGCGGGCCTTGCAACACCTTTGTGCGTTAG
- the LOC123603698 gene encoding keratin, type I cuticular Ha3-II yields MPYNFCLPNLSCRSTCCSRPCVPPSCHTCTLPGACNIPANVGNCGWFCEGSFNGSEKETMQFLNDRLASYLEKVRQLERENAELETRIREWCQQQVPFVCPSYQSYFRTIEELQQKILCSKSENARLVVQIDNAKLAADDFRTKYETEMGLRQLVESDINGLRRILDELTLCKSDLEAQVESLKEELLSLKQNHEQEVNTLRCQIGDRLNVEVDAAPTVDLNRVLNETRSQYEALVETNRRDVEEWFTTQTEELNKQVVSSAEQLQSCQAEIIELRRTVNALEIELQAQHNLRDSLENTLTETEARYSSQLGQVQCLISNVESQLAEIRCDLERQNQEYQVLLDVKARLECEINTYRGLLESEDCKLPCNPCATTNACDKPIGPCVTNPCAPCGPRSRCGPCNTFGC; encoded by the exons ATGCCTTACAACTTCTGCCTTCCCAACCTGAGCTGCCGCTCCACCTGCTGCTCCCGGCCCTGCGTGCCCCCCAGCTGCCACACCTGTACCCTGCCCGGGGCCTGCAACATCCCCGCCAACGTGGGCAACTGCGGCTGGTTCTGCGAGGGCTCCTTCAATGGCAGCGAGAAGGAGACCATGCAGTTCCTGAACGACCGCCTGGCCAGCTACCTGGAGAAGGTGCGCCAGCTGGAGCGGGAGAACGCGGAGCTGGAGACCAGGATCCGGGAGTGGTGCCAGCAGCAGGTGCCCTTCGTGTGCCCCAGCTACCAGTCCTACTTCCGGACCATCGAGGAGCTCCAGCAGAAG ATCCTGTGCAGCAAGTCTGAGAACGCCAGGCTGGTGGTGCAGATCGATAATGCCAAACTGGCTGCGGATGACTTCAGAACCAA GTATGAGACGGAGATGGGCTTGAGGCAGCTGGTGGAGTCAGACATCAACGGCCTGCGCAGGATCCTGGATGAGCTGACTCTGTGCAAGTCCGATCTGGAGGCCCAGGTGGAGTCCCTGAAGGAGGAGCTGCTGAGCCTCAAGCAGAaccatgagcag gAAGTCAACACCCTGCGCTGCCAGATCGGAGACCGCCTCAACGTGGAGGTGGACGCGGCCCCCACCGTGGACCTGAACCGCGTGCTCAACGAGACCAGGAGCCAATATGAGGCCCTGGTGGAGACCAACCGCAGGGACGTGGAGGAATGGTTTACCACCCAG ACCGAGGAGCTGAACAAGCAGGTGGTGTCCAGTGCGGAGCAGCTGCAGTCCTGCCAGGCGGAGATCATCGAGCTGAGACGCACGGTCAATGCCCTGGAGATCGAGCTGCAGGCCCAGCACAACCTG AGGGACTCCCTGGAGAACACGCTGACGGAGACCGAGGCGCGCTACAGCTCCCAGCTGGGCCAGGTGCAGTGCCTGATCAGCAACGTGGAGTCCCAGCTGGCCGAGATCCGCTGTGACCTGGAGCGGCAGAACCAGGAGTACCAGGTGCTGCTGGACGTCAAGGCCCGGCTGGAGTGCGAGATCAACACGTACCGGGGCCTGCTGGAGAGCGAGGATTGCAA GCTGCCCTGCAACCCCTGCGCCACGACCAATGCGTGTGACAAGCCCATCGGGCCCTGCGTCACCAATCCCTGCGCCCCGTGTGGCCCACGCTCCCGCTGTGGGCCCTGCAACACCTTTGGGTGCTAG